The genomic interval NNNNNNNNNNNNNNNNNNNNNNNNNNNNNNNNNNNNNNNNNNNNNNNNNNNNNNNNNNNNNNNNNNNNNNNNNNNNNNNNNNNNNNNNNNNNNNNNNNNNNNNNNNNNNNNNNNNNNNNNNNNNNNNNNNNNNNNNNNNNNNNNNNNNNNNNNNNNNNNNNNNNNNNNNNNNNNNNNNNNNNNNNatatatatatatatatatatatatatatatatagtggctctGAAGCACAAACTTCTTGACTGTTTGGCCACACTGCACCTAACTcacgcaagcatgcatgcatgcacacacacagtgttttaGTGTAattatgtattgttgttgttgataaataGTAAGTCAGCTCTAATTAGGGAAACCTacaattaaaagcattccagctgtgaccatcctatctgaCTACATAATCTGATAAAATGGGTTCTTCTGCTTTTAGTTTTGAAGATTGTAAGACATTATTTTGATTTCCtctctgttatttttagcagtctcttttgccacaCAGAAGCCCCTTCTGTTATGTATATCATATGACTGGTGGATGGTAGAATTTTTATTAAAGCACTAAATAAAATACCCAGCAATATCTAATTACATCTAGGTTTGACCTAGATGTGactagcaagctagcagaattgttagcataccaagcaaaatgctgccaagcctttcgtccatcttcacattctgagttcaaatcccaccaaggttgactttggcttttatccttttggggttgataaaataagtccctgtTGAGCATTGGGTTTGATTGTGGggatgtgtggcttagtggttagggtattggactcatgatcgaaagattgtggtttcagttcctggactgagCAAGGCATTGTGTTTTTaggtaaaacacttcatttcacattgctccagtccactcagctggcaaaaatgagtaaccctgtgatggaccagtgtttcgtccaggtggggaatatatatgccttGAAACCAAGAAACCAACCCTTATGAGGCAGCgcgactcgagaaggtaacttcacCTTACTTTTattggagttgatgaaatcaacttatcctctaccctgaaattgctggccttgtgctaaaatttgaaatcaatatctagtTACTGTtaggtatactcttttacacgtttcagtcagttgattgtggccaagctggagcaccgactttagtcaaagaaatcacccccaggacttattctttgtaagcctagtacttattctgtcagtctcttttgccaaactgctaagtttcaaggacataaacacactgacatcggttgtcaagtgatggtgggggtcaagcgatggacaaacacaaacataaagacacacacacataaatacacacacacacacacacacacacacacacacacatatatatatacacacacacacacgatgggcttctttcagtttccgtctaccaaatccactcacaaggctttggtcagccccaaggctatagtagaagacacttgcccaagttgccatgcagtgggactgaacctggaaccatgtggttgggaagtaagcttcttaccacacagccacactcatcctttttctttttttatatttatgaattcaaATCCAACATGGATTAATTTTGTCTTGCAATCATTctagtatttaataaaataaattacatcaataagtatttaataaaataaaaccttgTTGGCTGTCTTCCTGTGCTATAATTTGCAACTGATGTATTTTATatgattcttatatatacatgtttgaccAATTTGGGTAGATGGACACGGCAACATGAATATGTCGAAAAACTCAACATACAAGCAATATTAAATGCTTCTGCAGATGAAGATGAATTTGTCAAATCCTTCCTGATCTCTTATGAAAAGGTAAGCAAAAAATAGTGGCAGTATATTTtctttagatatacatatttaaggACATATGCAGGGCAtatagtaatgtgtgtatattaaatattcatattcaagGTGTCTGTTAACGGCGTATATTCAGGATATATATTCAGAGTATGTTGAAGCATGAGTATATATTCAAGATTGCCAAAGAGTTTGAAAATGCtgacataaatgaataaatgaaggaatTATAATTGATGAACATGTTGTAAGAAGGGAGACTAAATGTCTGAAATATATTATGTTTCCAAATTTTaggaataaaacaatttttaatacatttcaatTGGACTAGAAACAGTTATTTGTAAACTCAGGGGAATAAATCTAGTTCACTTTACcactgacacatatataaatgttacatttcaggctcaaatattcttttctgctcaaggcacaaggcctgaaattttgggggagggggccagtcaattagattgaccctagtatgcaactggtacttaatttatcgaccccaaaggatgaaaggcaaagtcgaccttggtggaatttgaactcaggacataaagacagatgaaatactgctaagcattttgcctggtgttctAATGCTTCCGCCAGCCCACCGCCtttcaggcccaaatattctgcctgttaagataagtgagggaacaacaagcagttgtattagtttgatgcttgggaagaatagaaaagtcttCATTGTGTAAATATGGACATTTCTGTTATGTTGcctttataaatttcataaataacaaacataattTCATGATTTTTCCACAGTTCCCAGTTCTCATCACAGACCTTTTAGTGTCAGATGTTTGGAAAGAAAAAGTTTTCTCCCAGCTGCTGGACATGGAGTTTGAACCAGAGAGCACTTTTCCACTATACATTACAGTATGTAAaagttcaccatatatatatccttacatttCATATTGAAACCATTTTACTATTGAATGTTATTATTCATTGTCACTGGGTTGCAATCCGAGCCTGTTTTTTTTGGCCTTTCAATAACTTAATACTGACAGGGATCGCATACTCCTGTAGATTGCATTTCCTCATGAGTAGAAACAGGGTCTCCTTCGGTGAGGCAGAAATTGTGTGGATCCAATGAATCAGTTTGTTGAAGCTTGCATCTACTGCATAATGAGTTCCCACAATTCAAAGCTGAGGTTTTTTTTACTATTGAAATATCACTCAATTAACCCTCTTGATACCAGCCCACTGAAATCCATCCCATTGATTCTGTGAGATAGACGTCATGttttaaagcaatctaaattaaaacctcacatcaaaatttcatgttagtctATGTTCAAGACACCAACTTAATAATTGTAAAATGATCTTAgtaaattttcaaaagtaattgtgATAAAGATTGAGTATTTCAAAAGaggtcatcactatcatcatttaaagtctgttttccatgctggcaagggttgaactgtttgacaggagatggTCAGCTGGAGAGCTACCCGGGCCCCatatctgttttagcatggtttctatatcTGGATGACCTTCCTCACACCAATCGCTTTAtagagtgtaccgggtgcttttatgcagtactggcatgggtgctttttatgtggcattggcACCCATGAGCCTGCAAAATTAGGATTACTCAGCTAAAGATGGATGTAGGGGATGTCTTGTGTGTAAGGACGGTCACatatttacttagcttgatatgtcttctcaagcacagcaaaccgtCTGGAGTCTCAGTCCCctatcatcccctctgtgaggccaACAGAAGGGTTATCCATAGTTCTACTTATTGCTCACTCATTCATGTGCTTCATAATAGTTTCCTTGTTATGAAagtcataaataaaatgaagcacatttaaatggctgtatggtaagaagcttgcttcccaaccacatggtcctgggtttagtccctctgtgtggcaccttgggcaagtgtcttctactatagcatcagaccaaccaaagccttgttagtagatttggtaggtagccagaaactgaaagaaggctcatatatatatatcaccatcatcatcatctttaacatctgctttccatgctggtatgggttggatggtttaactgaaaactggtaagccaagTAGGCTTcaccaggttctgatctgatGTGGCAAGGCTTTTATGGTtcgatgccctccctaacaccaaccattccgagagtgtagtgggtgctttttacgtgccaccggtatgggtgccattgacctaacactgacatcagccatgactacggtctcacttggtttgacaggtctacacaagcatggtGTATCACAAAAGATCTTGGTCagctgtcactgcctccatgaggcccaatgctcaaacagtgctttttatgtgccactggcatgggtgccagttagatggcactggcatcagtcatgactatggtttcacttggttctacaggtcttcacaagcacagcacaTTTCCCAACGACTGAAGGTTGCTTTCAACAGGCCagttgtgtgacactggtatcagccatagctacgatctcacttggcttaacGTGTCTTCTCAAGTATGGCATACCTCCAAAGGTCTCACTCACTTGTCTTATATATANNNNNNNNNNNNNNNNNNNNNNNNNNNNNNNNNNNNNNNNNNNNNNNNNNNNNNNNNNtatatatatatatatatatatatatatatatatatgtatatacttatgtgtgtgtctttgtgtctgtgtttgttcctccatgacaactggtgttgatgtgtttatgtccctgtaactttgtggtttggcaaaagagaatgatagagtaAGTCCTAGCCTTAAAAattaagtcctgaggttgatttgtttaagacccttcaaggtggtgctccagcatggccacagtcaaattattgaaacaagtaaaagaataaaggagtatatattaatatattagtatAATGCCATGTTACTATATCTCAATCatcattctcaccaccaccaccaccaccaccaccaccactaccacctttattatcatcttcatcatcatcacttgatGGCTagctcccatgctggcatggattggacaatctGGCGGAGTCTAACAAGTTGGAGGCcggcatcatgctccaatgtcttcatttgcatggtttcaatggctggacaTCACTCCTAATGTCAACTTACTTTACAGAGGGTACCAAGAGCTTGTTTTTCTCAGCACCAGAACTATTTCAATATAAACCCTATATTTCCACATACTATTGTAAACATATATTTCCACTCTACACTTCCACACAGCTCTACCATGAAGCTACTGTTATCAACCTTCTGGaaacaactttatattttcctgaGTCTTGTGAATCTGCTGACGAGAGCCTTCTGGACCTTGTTGATTACTGCTACCGAAAATTAACTGACATCATTAGTAGGTAAGTATCCTGGGTCTGGCCTTGTCATGGGGGGCTTGCATGTTCCATAAATCTGAGAGAGCATTACTGTCAGAGCTTTGCTTCTGGTAGGGCCATCCTTCCAGGGAGGTTGCAGACTAACAGTGATCTGCGGTGTTTTGGTTCATCACCAAGATAACAGCCCACCCATCTACTTGTCTGCAGAGGGCCAACAACCCACCCAGAAGAATTTTCAACTTGTTATGACACAGACCAGAAGAAACCAGACTGTCCAACATTAGAATGGAACCCTGCATGCCCCCCCGACCAATGAAAAATCAACTATGTAGCGGGGCTGGCATTGGATCATGAGCAATGGGCAGCATTGgtggacctggtcagctctacACATGATAATGCTGCTGGGACCATTAATCTGagatgaccccagccccatcgAGCAAAcgcatgagtgagtgagtgagtgatattttggtatgtttattttactGTCATGATTTACTGGGGTACCAAAATGTTTGTAGGTTGGTTTATGATGattgaaaagattattactatttCTGTAGTGTGTTGGTAGGCTAGTGTGATAGTTCATCAGTGAGTTTTATTGGTTGGCTGGCATGGTGTATATGACAGACTCTATTGGTAGGTTAATATGATGATTATGTATGGTAGACTGTATTGGTAGAATCGTTTAGGTGATTACTTAATAATTTGATGCCAAATAATATGTAGAGagtttgttttaattaatgtgGACaactttaattttgtttataggtCAAAGGAGAAGTTTGAAGAGATCAAAGATTTTGTAAATGAGCCAGGCAGCAGCAATATGCAGGTGAAGTAGTCTGGTGTGGTCATGTATGTGGTGTTGTCCTTGTCCtccttgtcattgtcatcattatcctcatcgtcctcatcattgCCTTGattatcctcatcgtcatcatcattgtcattgtcatcgtcatcgttgttgtcgtcgtcgtcgtcttcctccctcctcctcctccttctcctcctccttctcgtcctcctccttctcctcctcctccttctcctcctccNNNNNNNNNNNNNNNNNNNNNNNNNNNNNNNNNNNNNNNNNNNNNNNNNNNNNNNNNNNNNNNNNNNNNNNNNNNNNNNNNNNNNNNNNNNNNNNNNNNNNNNNNNNNNNNNNNNNNNNNNNNNNNNNNNNNNNNNNNNNNNNNNNNNNNNNNNNNNNNNNNNNNNNNNNNNNNNNNNNNNNNNNNNNNNNNNNNNNNNNNNNNNNNNNNNNNNNNNNNNNNNNNNNNNNNNNNNNNNNNNNNNNNNNNNNNNNNNNNNNNNNNNNNNNNNNNNNNNNNNNNNNNNNNNNNNNNNNNNNNNNNNNNNNNNNNNNNNNNNNNNNNNNNNNNNNNNNNNNNNNNNNNNNNNNNNNNNNNNNNNNNNNNNNNNNNNNNNNNNNNNNNNNNNNNNNNNNNNNNNNNNNNNNNNNNNNNNNNNcctcctcccctcctctttttCTCACTCCTTTCCCCTCCCTCCATTCCCCATCCAtttccctcctcttcttctctcccttcttTACCCCAACCAAATCaagtgagaagccatatcacccACCACTTCATTATTTCCATATGAGACTACATAATCGTTATTCATTATCATAAAAATACTTACAAACGTACCTCCAAGCCTATCTGACTTACGGCACAATTGATAAAAAgccggaaactaaaagaaataattaaactgTTCTCTCTAAAACCCTATATTTGCTGCTAAGTACAACATTAGTTACCcctaaatttatatttcaagataTAACTTAAATAGTTTCAGCCCTAAATCTATATTTCTGCTAGGGTAACCAACAGTTATCCCTAAACCTATATTTCAGGTGGGGAACAAAGAGTTACCATCAAAACCTCATATTTCAGTTAGTGACACCAATAGATGATTGTTCTTGTTAATGATTGTACCTGTTATTTCAGTCAGTGGCATCAATAgaaaaggtgatgagctggcagaatcattagcatgctgggtgaaatgcttagctgtatttcttctgccattacgttctgagttcaaattccactgaggtcagctttgtctttcatcctttcagggtcgattaagtaagtaccagttatgtactgggggtcgatgtaattgatttaatccctttgtctgttccctctatatttagccccctgtggacaataaagaaataaatagatgatTGTTCCTTTTTATTCTGTTTACAGGATTTAGAAAAACAAGCTGCAAAActaaattttgatatttctgtgaAAGCCATGTCAATAATGCGTTATGTGACTGATAATGTGGATGGGTAAGTTTGGATAACAACACTCTATatcaattacactgtgtaacaaaattaaaattttgttttttgtttttggtcagtgagtgttatttcctatttgcttttatctagaattcaaaggaaatgactaacattctcttcaaactttgcttttgtgacctggacatcaatgttttgaaactgatctatcttccattacatttcagatagattcagcaATGATTTGCTGAagtagaaatatcattacagcaaatattctaaaaCCACTTCCACATTCCCTTGTAGCATTAAGACATGTAGATGTGACCAGTGGGTCTCTACATTTCTTCTGACCATACCCTTGGTGCAAATTGAACTCAACACTGCAAGCTAATAAAATGTGGATAATTTTATAGTACTGTCACTGCTTACATGTAGTACCTATTTACAACTATGTGGATTGTACTGTTTGGGAGTTATGTGTGTTAAATCTAAGTACAAATTTTTCCCCCTTCATATTCAAACTTGATATCAGCTTTGCCCTGTGTATAAGTTGTACCCAGttctttcagttaaaatcaagtataaaataatgTAACTTATACATGAGTGATTATGGTGTCTTAActgatatgtttatgtattgtttTCTCAGAATCACATTGAGCATCCTCACCAGAATACTCAACACTCATGATTTACCAATTCTTCTTGTAGAATTGTTGGAAAATCCTCCATGGACTCAAGAAATCAAAGGTTTTTGATACCAATTATTatagtttgttattattatagtttgttattaaggcagtgagcttttgtggggttgatcaaataagtaccacttgaacactgagtcaatgtaatcaactgaatcatcttctaaaattgctggccttgtgccaaaacttgaaacaattataaggtggcaaactggcagaaccattagcacatcacacaaaatgtttagtggaattTCTTTCAGTACTTTGCaacctgagctcaaattccattgaggaCAACTTTGTTTCTGATtctttctggagttgataaagtagctaccagttgagccctgggacTGATCTAACTGATTTACCCgctccagtggcatgtaaaaacacccattgcactctcggagtggttgccattaggaagggcatccagctgtagaaatcattccaaatcagactagagtctagtacagccttccagcttgtatatgtacgtaagccccaggaagacacctcctccaactgatagggcacagaaagtgtgtcaatagccagctggaggaggtgtcttcctggggctacatgctacagtagcatccatccttcagggttagccacatttaagttgcaaatatacttcacaatgtcgtgcagctactgtttatacctcactcagagatttattattgcttatatatatatgtatgtgtgtgtgtgtatatatatatatatatatatatatatatatatatatatttatagcaaatTGGACTAGGTTGTTATTGATTCTCTACAGGGATGGTCTATAACAGATGGTCAATCTTTTTGAGAAGTAGGCCACATGAGACATAATTCATCATTAGGTGGgttttttaatgtgtgtatgactctgtgtctgtgtttgtaacctggtgttggtgtgtttatgttcctgtaaaaGAATGATAGACtaagtatcaaacttaaaaaaatataagtgctagtgttgattcaattgactagaattcttcaaggtggtgccccagcatggctgcaatctaataactgaaacaaataaaaaattaaagattaaagatataagCTAATTTTATACTAGgtttaaatatgtacaaatgtaaatatgtacaaatgtaaatatgtaaatatgtacaaattttaTACTAGgtttaaatatgtacaaatgtaaatatgtgcaaaTGTACAAATGTAGTATATGTACAAATGTTGAGGTGTATATGTACCCAGTTTAATAATGTGATGTATCCCATAATTGTTCATTGCCAGGTAAAACCTATAGATACTACGACTGTAAATGGCATGAAATGAAATCGACTGAGGACAATCTCAAACTGACGAAAACTGAGGGACAGGTAGGACTTCATATTTTTGTTATAGCATTGGGTTATCAGCattattaatgattattaatGATTGATGAACAGCTTCGTTCATTGTTGTTTAATTGCATTATTCATGGACATGGTTTTCATGTCACAGCATTGAGTTAATAGCATTGTTAAAAATTAGATAACAGCTTTGTTCATCTTTGTTTAACTGCAGTGTTCATGGACATAGTGTTCAATTCACAGCATTGGTTAACAGCATTGTTTAATGATTGGATAAAAGCTGTGTTCATTGTTGTCCAACTGCATTGTTCATTGTTGTTCAACTGCATTGTTCAATGTTGCATAACGTTGTTAATTTTTGTATGGTTAACAGTATGGTTAGTGGTTGGTAAGGCTAAAGGCTAATAGTGGgatgaattattaattattggTGTAGTTAACAGTTTGATTAATTAAGtggaacagacagatagaaactgaagaagtccatcatatatgtatgtatgtatgtatgtatgtatttatgtatgtatgtatgtatgtatgtatgtgtatatgtatgcatgcatgtatggatggatggatttgtaTTCATATGAGTTCATATTTCTTCAAATCATTAAAGTGTGTTTGCTGACtgtaaacaaaaggctcattCAAATGGTGTAATTTGTTTTCACTTCTGCCTCTCATCATGTATAGGCTATTTATTCAGTAGACAAGGGGATTATTATTTAGCTCAGAAACAAGTCAGAGCTGGTGTCAAGAAGACCGTCCTACTGTAAAATAGACTTTAAAACAATAAGATAATGATagctaatatcatcatcatcatcatcatcatcgtttaacgtccgctttccatgctagcatgggttggacgatttgactgaggactggtgaaaccagatggctacaccaggctccaatctgatttggcagagtttctacagctggatgccctNNNNNNNNNNtgatttggcagagtttctacagctggatgcccttcctaacgccaaccactccgagggtgtagtgggtgcttttatgtgccaccggcatgagcgtatatttattgtttgaatgagttatattttactgggAAGTTTAATCTAGAGAATAGGTGTGGAGATTTTAGTTTTAACACCTGCTATACAGGAATGGTTAATATGTCGTGCAGGTGGCaattcatttaatatctgttaaAGATGCATAACTCATCGAACAGTTGTTTTGTTGGTTAAGatcaatattaaaatgatgatctCGGTGAACACCTGCTACCTTATTTAATATCCTATATATGGTTGTATAGGTGCAATCATGGCTGTTTGGTCATGATGTTTGCTTGTCAACCATATGATTTTaggctcagtcctactgtgtggcagcttgggtGTCTTTTGCTATAGACCCAGCTGGTCAATactttgtgaatggatctggttgAAGGAAATGTAATGAAGCCcatcataaatatgtaaaaatgtatgtgcgtgtttgtgtgtttgtgtgtgtgtgtatataatgcttatatttttGTGATTGCAGTGAACAGTGAAGTTTGTTGTCATTCTTTGTCAATAAATCATGCACTATTTTTGTGCTTTCaaaaacatgttgaataaaaagaCACTTTGTAACATACTTTGTtcagtacaataaataagataatcagacaacagtaaaaacaatgtaacaaactAACGAATCActttacgaaccaacaatcaatattccttgtgaactaaccaaccaGAATTTCCCAACTTCACTACAAACTAACACAAACTCCATTTGACTCCGAACTCCACTTGACTCCGAACTCCACTTGACTCCGAACTCCACTTGACTCTGAACTCTGAACTAACTCAGATCGTTACTCTTTATACTTTACTCAGACCAGTCTATCTCTTGCAAGGGGGCTTcataactctcatcacaacagaaacaaaaaaatcagctcatggttaattatttttttactgcccacaaggggttacacacagaggggacaaacaaggacagacaaacgggattaagtcaattatatcaaccccagtgcataactggtacttatttaatcaaccccgaaaggatgaaaggcaaagtcgaccttggcagaatttgaactcagaatgtagtggcagacgaaataccactaagcatttcgcctggcgtgctaacatttctgccagctcgctgccttagaacaataataataagaatcttttctactctaggcacaaggcccgcaatttggggtgaggggggccagtcaattagatcaaccccagtacacaactggtatttaatttatcgaccccgaaaggatgaaaggcaaagtcgactttggcagaatttgaactcagaatgtaatggcagacgaaataccactaagcatttcgcctggcgtgctaacgattccgccagctggTCGCCTTAATAACTCATGGTTAATGACAGGAAGGATATGCAGCTGTAAAACAATATCTAAgtaatatgtattcatctaacccatgctatcaCGAAGCAGCAGATGTGAAACTAACGAATGAAAGGATAAATGATATAATGGTTAATACAGTGAACAACTGTTAGTTTAACATTTTGCTTATGATGTTTATTGTAGTGAACAGCTGTTAACATACATGATATAGTAACAATAGAATCAGCATGAAGCTTGAGACAACGGGGACAAAAAAAtatgatgtgattttttttctattggagTCAAGCTAGTACCAATGATATATGACTACACAATGATGTCTAATTACTAAGATAGTTAAGATAAGGATTAGTTTTTTCACTGGGCATTGAGAAATTAAATATCAACTTATAAATTGTGGTGTTGTGTACTTCATTGGGAAACTTCTTTCTACATTTTATTATGTGTAGTTCTTTTACTGACCACCAGGTTTGGATAGCTCTCTTTAATGTCATCATGAAAAGTAGTTGTCAGAAGAAGTATGAAATGACATCGTATCGGAAAAACATCTTGATGAAGGTAAGATGTACTGTATATTTTGTCTTGTCTTATCTTTTTTAAGGAGAAAGATCTGTCATTGCATGCATTTTTGcatgctcagaattgctggcATATGGAATGCATTACCACACCAGTTGTTAGCTGTTAGGAcgctac from Octopus bimaculoides isolate UCB-OBI-ISO-001 chromosome 5, ASM119413v2, whole genome shotgun sequence carries:
- the LOC106871062 gene encoding zinc finger MYND domain-containing protein 10; the protein is MTMSFSTNTRLSPSEAEMFVDSLKVFDVASVGSPEWTRQHEYVEKLNIQAILNASADEDEFVKSFLISYEKFPVLITDLLVSDVWKEKVFSQLLDMEFEPESTFPLYITLYHEATVINLLETTLYFPESCESADESLLDLVDYCYRKLTDIISRSKEKFEEIKDFVNEPGSSNMQDLEKQAAKLNFDISVKAMSIMRYVTDNVDGITLSILTRILNTHDLPILLVELLENPPWTQEIKGKTYRYYDCKWHEMKSTEDNLKLTKTEGQVWIALFNVIMKSSCQKKYEMTSYRKNILMKLRSHLTELLLDQMPALVEMRRYLEYLGHMETPAVKNELILEQIPQIRENILKKNKGKWKKLARKQSQTYFNPSEEFIRGQAKRWAETYNLDVLDELIPEPPKCAVCGEKATKRCSRCRNIWYCRRECQVSHWPKHKAVCDLINEEKSDTNTKENTKNQQ